From Flavobacterium alkalisoli, the proteins below share one genomic window:
- a CDS encoding aldose epimerase family protein: MNFKSIIIILTAFILQGCKEEAKSSVTDSVYAVTSEGEEIHKYTLINIKGMQMEVITMGGAIISLTAPDKEGKYEDVVLGYTTPDLYLNGNPSYFGAIIGRYGNRIAKGKFTLEDVDYQLPVNDGVNHLHGGKGFDQRIWKAEIIAEDEPSLKLSYTSVDREEGYPGNLDVTVIYTITNKNALEISYEATTDKTTIINLTQHSYFNLSGNFKTILDHSLELKADKFLPVDNTLIPTGELRSVTGTPFDFTIAKNIKEDINVHNNQLVIGKGYDHCWIFNDTVKHMKEVAGLYHKDSGRYMTVYTDQPAIQFYSGNFLDGTLKNKKEGNYENRSGLCLETQHYPDSPNQKEFPSVVLRPGEKYKTKTIYEFSVR; the protein is encoded by the coding sequence ATGAATTTTAAAAGTATCATTATAATCTTAACAGCCTTTATTTTACAGGGATGTAAGGAAGAAGCTAAATCTTCTGTTACCGATTCTGTATATGCTGTAACTTCTGAAGGAGAGGAAATCCATAAGTATACCTTAATTAATATAAAGGGTATGCAAATGGAAGTCATTACAATGGGCGGAGCTATTATATCATTAACAGCACCTGATAAAGAAGGAAAATATGAAGATGTAGTATTAGGATATACAACTCCTGATTTATATCTAAATGGTAATCCGTCATATTTTGGCGCAATTATAGGACGTTACGGTAATCGTATAGCTAAAGGGAAATTTACATTAGAGGATGTTGATTATCAGCTTCCGGTTAATGATGGAGTTAATCATTTACACGGAGGTAAAGGTTTTGACCAGAGGATTTGGAAAGCCGAGATAATTGCAGAAGATGAGCCTTCATTAAAGTTGTCATACACATCTGTAGATAGGGAAGAAGGATATCCGGGAAATCTAGACGTTACTGTAATTTATACGATTACTAATAAAAATGCTCTTGAGATTTCTTATGAAGCCACTACAGATAAAACAACTATAATAAATCTTACTCAGCACTCGTACTTTAATTTGTCAGGTAATTTTAAAACTATACTTGATCACAGTTTAGAGCTTAAGGCCGATAAGTTTTTACCTGTTGATAATACCCTTATTCCTACAGGTGAGTTAAGGTCTGTTACCGGAACACCATTTGATTTTACAATAGCAAAAAATATTAAGGAAGATATTAATGTACATAACAATCAGCTTGTAATAGGAAAAGGATATGACCATTGCTGGATATTTAATGATACTGTTAAACACATGAAAGAAGTTGCAGGTTTATATCATAAAGATTCAGGCAGATACATGACAGTTTATACAGACCAACCGGCAATTCAGTTTTACAGCGGAAACTTTTTAGACGGAACTCTGAAAAATAAAAAAGAAGGGAACTATGAGAATCGTAGTGGTCTGTGTCTGGAAACACAACATTACCCCGACTCGCCTAACCAAAAAGAATTTCCTTCGGTTGTATTAAGGCCGGGAGAGAAATATAAAACAAAAACAATCTATGAATTTAGTGTTAGATAA
- a CDS encoding GH92 family glycosyl hydrolase, whose amino-acid sequence MKIYKNNFALAFLVAILCLGEASAQLKTSVAKTKYTSQVNPFIGTAPLLDTKIIGYTPPADMRVWAGLVFPGSSVPNAMVQLSPMTKYRSGAGYEYEDTSILGFTHTNKGHWNLCHIPILPVSGNASVPYQSAFSHDKEKASPAYYEVYLDDYDVLVKLTSTLRCGVHEYTYKNNSGRKILFDLGKANNHVDDWTIKQEGANVITGYQRTGGEKIYFYATVDTDILNTDVKDITKSNGYALLSLKDGNNPVTLKIALSFVSVENAAENLKNEVGNKTFSQVYQEGNTTWESLLSKIEVQGGTTHQNMLFYSMLYRSFLWPALRSDVNGQFTDEAGKIRKENYRYYTLPSLWDDYRNKLVLLSICSPDVTNDVINSMINEGEIKGFMPTFFHGDHAASFIAGSYLRGIRDYDVNKAYQLLLNNAYKEGGTRPYISEYIAKGFISDPDVEDPHVETKAKAGVTKTLEYAYDDHALSLLAKELGDTEHYKDLEKRSKNYSNVFDKQTNFMRGRLENGDWITPFNPEYPYYEYMYREANAWNVSFYVPHDMEGLVKLYGGKKAFEKKLDTFFTKPWNPEYIAWNISGFIGQYCHGNQPAHEAPFSYYFVNKPEKSQKIIDEVLATMYDIGPEGLAMCGMDDAGEMSSWFVWSALGLYPLSPADPEYIVTVPIFDKVEWTMPSGKKLILSNPNGKRDLKSIKINGSDIKGYFIPHDLFKNGGSIEVNTK is encoded by the coding sequence ATGAAAATATACAAAAATAATTTTGCACTTGCTTTTTTGGTTGCCATCTTATGTTTAGGGGAGGCATCGGCACAGTTAAAGACAAGTGTTGCAAAAACAAAATATACCTCACAGGTTAATCCTTTTATAGGTACAGCTCCCTTATTAGATACAAAAATTATAGGGTATACGCCTCCGGCAGATATGCGTGTATGGGCAGGGCTTGTATTTCCGGGTTCTTCTGTTCCTAATGCTATGGTGCAATTAAGTCCCATGACAAAATATAGGTCTGGGGCTGGTTATGAATATGAAGACACCTCAATTTTAGGTTTTACCCATACTAATAAAGGGCATTGGAATTTATGCCATATTCCAATACTTCCTGTATCGGGGAATGCGTCAGTACCATATCAGTCTGCTTTTAGTCATGATAAGGAAAAAGCTAGTCCGGCATATTACGAAGTGTATCTGGATGACTATGATGTTTTGGTAAAACTTACTTCTACCTTACGTTGTGGTGTACACGAGTATACTTATAAAAATAATTCAGGCAGAAAGATATTGTTTGATTTAGGTAAAGCAAACAATCATGTAGACGACTGGACTATTAAACAGGAAGGAGCAAATGTAATTACCGGATATCAGAGAACCGGAGGAGAGAAAATTTATTTTTACGCTACTGTAGATACTGATATTCTTAATACAGATGTAAAAGATATTACTAAAAGCAACGGATATGCATTATTATCTCTTAAGGATGGTAATAACCCTGTAACTCTAAAAATAGCTTTGTCTTTTGTAAGTGTTGAAAATGCGGCTGAGAATTTAAAAAATGAGGTAGGTAATAAAACTTTTTCACAAGTTTACCAGGAAGGTAATACTACATGGGAAAGCCTGTTGTCTAAAATTGAAGTACAGGGCGGTACAACCCACCAAAACATGTTGTTTTACAGCATGCTTTACAGATCGTTTCTTTGGCCAGCACTTAGAAGTGACGTAAACGGACAGTTTACGGATGAAGCCGGTAAGATTAGAAAAGAAAATTATCGTTATTATACCCTGCCATCTTTATGGGATGATTACAGGAATAAGCTTGTACTCCTTAGTATTTGTTCTCCGGATGTAACAAACGATGTTATAAACTCTATGATTAATGAAGGAGAAATAAAAGGTTTTATGCCTACATTTTTTCATGGTGATCACGCAGCATCTTTCATTGCAGGTTCCTATCTAAGAGGTATTAGAGATTATGATGTAAATAAGGCTTATCAATTACTATTAAATAACGCCTATAAAGAGGGCGGTACAAGACCTTATATTTCCGAATATATTGCCAAAGGTTTTATTTCAGATCCTGATGTTGAGGATCCACATGTGGAAACGAAAGCAAAAGCCGGTGTTACAAAAACACTTGAATATGCTTATGATGACCATGCTTTATCACTTCTTGCTAAAGAGTTAGGAGATACTGAGCATTATAAGGATTTAGAGAAACGTTCTAAAAACTATAGTAATGTATTTGACAAGCAAACCAACTTTATGAGAGGAAGACTTGAAAACGGAGACTGGATTACTCCTTTTAACCCTGAATATCCGTATTATGAATATATGTATCGTGAAGCCAATGCCTGGAATGTCTCGTTTTATGTGCCTCATGATATGGAGGGTTTGGTTAAACTTTACGGTGGTAAAAAAGCTTTTGAGAAGAAGCTTGATACATTTTTCACAAAACCCTGGAATCCTGAGTACATAGCCTGGAATATATCAGGTTTTATAGGTCAGTACTGCCATGGTAATCAGCCGGCTCACGAAGCTCCTTTCTCATATTATTTTGTAAATAAGCCTGAAAAATCGCAAAAGATTATTGATGAAGTTTTAGCTACCATGTATGATATTGGACCTGAAGGTCTTGCTATGTGTGGTATGGACGATGCGGGTGAAATGTCATCATGGTTTGTATGGTCAGCTTTAGGTTTATATCCTTTATCCCCGGCTGATCCTGAATATATTGTGACAGTACCGATTTTTGATAAAGTTGAATGGACTATGCCATCGGGTAAAAAGCTTATATTAAGTAATCCTAATGGTAAAAGAGATTTAAAGTCAATAAAAATAAATGGTTCTGATATAAAAGGATATTTTATACCACATGATTTATTTAAAAATGGCGGTAGTATTGAAGTAAATACAAAATAA
- a CDS encoding glycoside hydrolase family 125 protein: protein MQRRKFIQNTALFGGLTLLDPMEIIAGINSGNNFPVVRVAKGKRNFESEVIEKTITEFQKNVKDKELAWLFNNCFPNTLDTTVTYAQKNGRPDTYVITGDIDAMWLRDSSAQVWPYMAFAGKDTKLKNLIAGVINRQTEYILKDPYANAFYGDPNKRGEWTSDHTDMKPGVHERKYEIDSLCYPIRLAYNYWKTTGDTSPFDENWVNAIKTTLKVFRDQQEKDGKNPYSFQRTTQFGTDTRALKGYGYPVKPVGLVCSAFRPSDDATVFSFLIPSNFFLVVSMKQAAEMLREIKKDNATAKELETLGAEVDMALKEHAIINHPKYGKIYAFEVDGFGNSLLMDDANVPSLLGLPYLDAVDVNDPVYQNTRNFVLSTDNPFFFKGTAAEGIGGPHVGMDMIWPMAITMRALTSTDENEIKECIKMLKATHGDTGFMHESFHKDDPKNFTRHWFAWANTLFGELLWDTYKKHPELLEV, encoded by the coding sequence ATGCAAAGAAGAAAATTTATTCAGAATACTGCACTTTTCGGCGGTTTAACTTTACTTGATCCTATGGAAATTATAGCAGGGATTAACAGCGGAAATAATTTTCCGGTAGTAAGAGTAGCTAAAGGCAAAAGAAATTTTGAAAGTGAAGTAATAGAAAAAACGATAACAGAGTTTCAAAAAAACGTAAAAGACAAAGAACTTGCCTGGTTATTTAATAACTGTTTTCCAAATACACTGGATACTACAGTAACGTATGCGCAAAAAAACGGAAGACCTGATACTTATGTAATTACAGGTGATATAGATGCTATGTGGTTAAGGGACAGCTCTGCTCAGGTGTGGCCATATATGGCTTTTGCAGGAAAAGACACTAAGCTTAAAAATCTTATTGCCGGAGTTATTAACAGGCAAACAGAATACATATTAAAAGATCCGTATGCGAATGCATTTTATGGAGACCCCAACAAAAGAGGGGAGTGGACCAGTGACCACACTGATATGAAACCGGGGGTACATGAAAGAAAATATGAAATAGATTCTTTATGTTACCCTATACGCCTTGCTTATAACTACTGGAAAACCACTGGAGATACATCTCCGTTTGATGAAAACTGGGTAAATGCAATAAAAACAACACTTAAAGTTTTTAGGGATCAACAGGAAAAGGATGGAAAAAATCCGTACTCATTCCAACGTACAACCCAGTTTGGGACCGATACAAGAGCACTAAAAGGATACGGATACCCTGTTAAACCGGTTGGACTGGTATGTTCAGCATTTAGGCCAAGTGACGATGCTACAGTATTTTCATTTCTGATACCTTCAAATTTCTTTCTTGTAGTTAGTATGAAGCAGGCTGCAGAAATGCTGAGGGAAATTAAAAAGGACAATGCTACTGCAAAAGAGCTCGAAACACTTGGAGCAGAAGTGGACATGGCATTAAAAGAACATGCAATTATAAATCATCCTAAATATGGAAAAATTTACGCATTTGAAGTAGACGGATTTGGAAACAGTTTATTGATGGATGATGCCAATGTGCCAAGTTTACTGGGATTACCTTACCTTGACGCAGTTGATGTAAACGACCCAGTTTATCAAAACACAAGAAATTTTGTTCTTTCTACAGATAACCCTTTCTTCTTTAAAGGTACTGCGGCCGAAGGTATTGGAGGCCCTCATGTAGGCATGGATATGATATGGCCTATGGCAATTACCATGAGAGCTCTTACAAGCACAGATGAAAATGAAATAAAGGAATGTATAAAGATGCTGAAAGCTACACACGGCGATACAGGGTTTATGCATGAATCCTTCCATAAGGATGATCCTAAAAACTTTACAAGACACTGGTTTGCCTGGGCAAATACACTGTTTGGAGAATTACTGTGGGATACTTATAAAAAACACCCTGAACTTTTGGAAGTATAA
- a CDS encoding GH92 family glycosyl hydrolase has protein sequence MKRLSIQNILLGLVIVTASVTSSGQTVPVNDSKTPVEWVSPLMGTDSDYHVSNGNVYPAIAMPWGMNFWTPQTGGMGDGWAYTYNATKIKGFKQTHQPSPWMNDYGQFSIMPITGELRFKEEDRQSWFSHKAETVTPYYYSVYLADHNVTTEITPTERAALFRFTFPKTDEAYIVVDAFDNGSYIKIIPEENKIIGYTTKNSGGVPQNFKNYFVIVFDKSFTTSSAFNGDALVKEIELKANHTGAVIGFKTRQGEQVNAKVASSFISFEQAEINLKEIGNNSFDQLKEKGKSVWNENLGRIVPEGGTAAQTTTFYSCLYRSMLFPRKFYEYDANGNVMHYSPYNGNILPGHMYTDTGFWDTFRSLFPFLNLVFPEQNSEIQAGLANAYKESGWLPEWASPGLRDIMVGNNSASVVADAYLKIGSDNQYDINTLYEAVIHGANNAGPLKAVGRAGAEQYIQLGYVPYDVVNESAARTLEYAYDDFAIYQLAKALKRPKKEIALYKKRSQNYKNLFDPSHNLMRGKMQNGEFMKPFDPIRWGEGFTEGNSWHYSWSVFHDIQGLIDLMGGKETFVKQLDSVFAMPPVFNNSFNGGFIHEMREMQVANMGQYAHGNQPIQHMIYLYNHGSEPWKAQYWVRETMNRLYTPNPDGYCGDEDNGQTSAWYVFSAMGFYPVTPATDQYVLGAPLFKKITINLKNNKQIIINAPKNSVVNRYIKSLKLNGKEYTKNWLSHTELIKGAVLDFEMDEIPNKNRGINKEDLPYSLTNE, from the coding sequence TTGAAAAGATTAAGCATACAAAATATTTTGTTAGGGTTAGTAATAGTAACCGCATCTGTTACTAGTAGTGGTCAGACTGTACCTGTTAACGACAGTAAAACACCTGTAGAATGGGTGAGTCCGTTAATGGGTACAGACTCTGATTATCATGTCTCAAACGGGAATGTATATCCGGCTATAGCCATGCCGTGGGGTATGAATTTTTGGACTCCCCAAACAGGAGGCATGGGAGATGGCTGGGCATACACCTATAATGCAACAAAAATTAAAGGTTTCAAGCAAACCCATCAGCCTTCTCCGTGGATGAATGATTACGGACAATTTTCTATTATGCCGATAACGGGAGAACTTAGATTTAAGGAAGAAGATAGGCAAAGTTGGTTTTCTCACAAGGCAGAAACGGTAACACCATATTATTATAGTGTTTATCTGGCAGATCATAATGTAACAACCGAAATAACTCCTACAGAAAGGGCAGCACTTTTTAGATTTACTTTTCCTAAAACAGATGAAGCCTATATTGTTGTAGATGCATTTGATAACGGATCTTATATAAAAATAATACCTGAAGAAAATAAAATTATAGGTTATACCACTAAAAATAGTGGAGGGGTACCTCAAAATTTTAAAAACTACTTTGTAATTGTTTTTGATAAGAGCTTTACAACTTCTTCAGCTTTTAACGGAGATGCTTTGGTAAAAGAAATTGAGCTTAAAGCAAATCATACAGGAGCTGTAATTGGTTTTAAAACAAGGCAAGGAGAACAGGTTAATGCTAAAGTGGCATCATCATTTATAAGTTTTGAGCAGGCAGAAATAAACCTTAAAGAAATAGGAAACAATTCTTTCGATCAGCTAAAGGAAAAAGGTAAATCTGTTTGGAATGAAAACCTTGGAAGGATAGTACCAGAGGGTGGAACAGCTGCCCAAACGACTACCTTTTATTCCTGTTTATACCGTTCCATGCTTTTCCCTCGTAAATTTTATGAGTATGATGCTAACGGAAATGTAATGCATTATAGTCCTTATAACGGAAATATTTTGCCCGGGCATATGTATACAGATACCGGTTTTTGGGATACTTTCCGTTCTTTATTTCCTTTTCTTAATCTGGTCTTTCCTGAACAGAATTCAGAAATACAGGCTGGTTTGGCAAATGCATATAAAGAAAGTGGCTGGTTGCCGGAATGGGCAAGCCCCGGTTTAAGAGATATCATGGTAGGGAATAACTCTGCTTCAGTAGTTGCCGATGCGTATCTTAAAATAGGATCTGATAACCAGTATGATATTAATACGCTTTATGAAGCGGTAATACACGGAGCTAATAATGCTGGGCCTTTAAAGGCAGTAGGGCGCGCCGGAGCTGAGCAATATATACAATTAGGTTATGTTCCTTATGACGTAGTTAACGAAAGTGCTGCAAGAACTTTAGAATATGCTTATGACGATTTTGCCATCTACCAATTGGCTAAGGCGTTAAAAAGGCCTAAAAAGGAAATTGCCTTATACAAGAAAAGAAGTCAGAATTATAAAAACCTGTTTGATCCGTCGCATAATCTTATGCGTGGAAAAATGCAAAACGGAGAGTTTATGAAACCTTTTGATCCAATTCGTTGGGGGGAAGGTTTTACAGAGGGCAACAGTTGGCATTATAGCTGGTCTGTATTTCATGACATTCAGGGACTTATAGACCTTATGGGAGGTAAAGAGACTTTTGTAAAGCAACTGGATAGTGTTTTTGCAATGCCTCCGGTATTTAATAATAGTTTTAACGGAGGGTTTATTCATGAAATGCGCGAAATGCAGGTGGCAAATATGGGACAATATGCTCATGGCAACCAGCCAATACAGCATATGATATATCTTTATAATCATGGTAGTGAGCCATGGAAAGCTCAGTATTGGGTAAGGGAAACTATGAACAGGCTGTATACCCCTAATCCTGATGGTTATTGCGGTGATGAGGATAATGGACAGACATCAGCCTGGTATGTATTTTCAGCGATGGGTTTTTATCCTGTTACACCAGCTACAGATCAATATGTGCTTGGAGCACCGCTTTTCAAAAAAATTACCATTAATCTGAAAAACAATAAGCAGATAATAATAAATGCTCCAAAAAACAGTGTAGTAAACAGGTATATAAAATCATTAAAACTTAACGGAAAAGAGTATACTAAAAACTGGCTTAGCCATACAGAACTGATAAAAGGGGCTGTTCTTGATTTTGAAATGGATGAAATTCCAAACAAGAATCGCGGAATTAATAAAGAAGATTTACCGTACTCATTAACAAACGAATAA
- a CDS encoding glycoside hydrolase family 2 protein, with amino-acid sequence MKKYIVTIIALVATHVVNAQQWQPQGNKIKTKWAEQVDPNKTLPEYPRPIMERDKWKNLNGLWDYAIQPVGKTAPSKYDGKILVPFAVESSLSGVMKEVGSANELWYETTFSIDSNWKSKDILLHFGAVDWKAEVWINDIKVGVHTGGFSPFSFNITPFLNGKSNKLKVKVWDPSNDGPQPRGKQVKNPEGIWYTPVTGIWQTVWLEPVSKKHIENLKSTPNIDNNSITILSEVEGADKGDIIEVIVYDGNTVVASSKSVAGQSVDIVLNNPKLWSPDSPFLYDIKVKLISGGKVQDEVKSYFAMRKISSKRDDSGIVRMQLNNKDCFQFGPLDQGWWPDGLYTAPTDEALKYDIVRTKELGFNMIRKHVKVEPQRWYTHCDRLGILVWQDMPSGDDGPIWQMHNYFEGTELKRTAQSEEYYRKEWKEIMDNLYSYPSIVVWVPFNEAWGQFKTVEITEWTKKYDPSRLVNSASGGNHFQTGDILDIHHYPQPNLLLYDARRITVLGEYGGIGLPVEGHLWQTDKNWGYTQFKNKNETTAKYIEYTDLLKKLAKSGFSGAVYTQTTDVEGEVNGFMTYDRKVDKMNFSEVRKANQEVINSIN; translated from the coding sequence ATGAAAAAATATATTGTTACAATAATTGCCCTTGTTGCTACCCATGTCGTTAATGCACAACAATGGCAGCCACAAGGAAATAAAATAAAAACTAAATGGGCAGAGCAGGTAGACCCAAATAAAACACTACCGGAATACCCGCGCCCTATAATGGAACGTGACAAATGGAAAAACCTTAACGGGCTTTGGGATTATGCAATTCAGCCGGTAGGAAAAACTGCTCCTTCAAAATATGACGGAAAAATTCTTGTTCCCTTTGCTGTAGAGTCAAGTCTGTCAGGGGTTATGAAAGAAGTTGGCTCAGCAAATGAGCTTTGGTATGAAACCACATTTTCTATAGATAGTAACTGGAAAAGTAAAGATATCTTATTACACTTTGGTGCTGTGGACTGGAAAGCCGAAGTATGGATTAATGACATAAAAGTAGGTGTTCATACAGGAGGATTTAGCCCTTTCTCCTTTAATATTACACCATTTTTAAACGGGAAATCAAATAAACTTAAAGTTAAGGTTTGGGATCCGTCAAATGACGGACCTCAACCCAGAGGAAAGCAGGTTAAAAATCCGGAAGGAATTTGGTATACACCGGTAACAGGTATATGGCAAACGGTATGGTTGGAGCCTGTAAGTAAAAAACATATTGAAAACCTGAAATCAACTCCTAATATTGATAATAACAGTATAACTATTTTAAGTGAAGTTGAAGGTGCTGACAAAGGTGATATCATTGAAGTAATTGTATATGACGGAAATACCGTTGTTGCTTCCTCAAAAAGTGTTGCGGGACAATCGGTTGATATAGTTTTAAATAATCCAAAACTATGGTCTCCGGATTCTCCGTTTCTTTATGATATAAAAGTTAAGCTTATAAGCGGCGGTAAAGTACAGGATGAAGTAAAGAGTTATTTTGCTATGCGTAAAATATCATCTAAGCGTGATGATAGCGGTATAGTAAGAATGCAGCTTAATAATAAGGATTGTTTTCAGTTTGGTCCTTTAGATCAGGGTTGGTGGCCTGATGGTTTATATACAGCACCAACAGATGAGGCTTTAAAGTATGATATAGTACGAACTAAAGAGCTAGGGTTTAATATGATTCGTAAACACGTTAAGGTTGAACCGCAAAGATGGTATACACACTGCGACAGGTTAGGAATTTTAGTTTGGCAGGATATGCCAAGCGGAGATGACGGACCTATATGGCAAATGCATAATTATTTTGAGGGTACTGAGCTGAAGAGAACGGCACAATCTGAAGAATACTACAGAAAAGAATGGAAGGAGATTATGGATAATCTATACTCTTATCCAAGTATCGTAGTATGGGTTCCGTTTAATGAAGCATGGGGACAGTTTAAAACTGTTGAAATTACTGAATGGACAAAAAAGTATGACCCAAGCAGGCTGGTAAATTCGGCTAGTGGGGGTAATCATTTCCAAACAGGAGATATTTTGGATATACACCATTATCCGCAACCTAACTTATTACTGTATGATGCAAGAAGAATAACTGTATTAGGAGAGTATGGAGGTATAGGCCTTCCTGTTGAAGGACATTTATGGCAAACAGATAAGAACTGGGGGTATACCCAGTTTAAAAATAAAAACGAGACTACTGCTAAATACATTGAATATACAGATCTATTAAAAAAACTTGCGAAATCAGGATTCTCAGGAGCCGTATATACTCAAACGACAGATGTTGAAGGGGAGGTTAATGGTTTTATGACCTATGACAGAAAGGTTGATAAGATGAATTTTTCAGAAGTCAGAAAAGCAAATCAGGAAGTAATCAATTCAATAAATTAA
- a CDS encoding SGNH/GDSL hydrolase family protein: MKKVIFLMALFVVFGFQNTNAQDCANLKKYEKENIRLGKPKAMEKRVVFMGNSITEGWLRTSPSFFEGKSYIDRGISGQTTPQMLLRFRQDVIDLQPKAVVILAGINDIAENTGPISLEQTAGNIFSMAELAKAHGIKVILCSVLPASDFPWSPGKNPGPKVVKLNAMLKSYANENNIPYVDYYSAMVNSELGLKKELGEDGVHPNQEGYAIMEPLVEKAIAKVINKKVK, translated from the coding sequence ATGAAAAAAGTAATTTTCCTGATGGCTCTTTTTGTTGTGTTTGGATTTCAGAATACAAATGCACAGGATTGTGCTAACTTAAAAAAATATGAAAAAGAAAATATAAGATTGGGAAAACCTAAGGCGATGGAAAAGAGGGTGGTATTTATGGGGAATTCCATTACTGAAGGATGGCTAAGAACAAGCCCTTCATTTTTTGAAGGTAAATCATATATAGATAGGGGTATAAGCGGGCAAACCACGCCGCAAATGCTTCTTCGATTCAGGCAGGATGTAATAGACTTACAACCAAAAGCCGTTGTTATTTTGGCAGGTATCAATGATATTGCCGAAAACACAGGGCCAATATCTTTAGAACAAACAGCAGGTAATATCTTTTCTATGGCAGAGCTGGCAAAGGCTCACGGCATAAAAGTAATACTGTGTTCAGTACTTCCGGCCTCCGATTTTCCGTGGAGTCCGGGAAAAAATCCTGGCCCCAAAGTGGTTAAACTTAATGCAATGCTTAAAAGTTATGCCAACGAGAATAATATTCCTTATGTAGATTATTATTCAGCTATGGTAAATAGCGAACTTGGATTAAAAAAAGAACTTGGTGAAGATGGTGTACATCCTAATCAGGAAGGTTATGCTATAATGGAACCTTTGGTTGAAAAAGCGATTGCAAAAGTTATTAATAAGAAAGTAAAATAA
- a CDS encoding glycoside hydrolase family 76 protein translates to MKSLFSIQKYAAVFVLGLGALVTSCDDDPIPLNDPSTGGGQEFEYTWAKTADSLQAATYNTFLGSNGTFVQNNAGNSTFHYWPNAHVLDVLTDGYLRTGDENYVPRMKALLNGIKIKNGGTYNNVFNDDMIWLGNACVRAYNATNDEDYKDVALELWGIIKQSWSDDVFNGGITWKQDTPYQKNAVSNAPAAILAMRLYGIDQNPDDLVWAQKIYNWQKSTLVNPSNGIVWDNISSDGPEGTPVVNSDWVFTYNMGTYIGAGVWLYNATGDQSYLNDAVKSANTLMTSPQLTSEGILRDEGQGDGGLFKGILVRYFTELIEVSSLNSTDRSSYVNFLRFNATTFYNDGLLRPSMMCGPNWKNTPTGTTDLTTQLSGVMLIEAAAKLHEEQLLD, encoded by the coding sequence ATGAAAAGTTTATTTTCGATACAAAAATATGCGGCAGTATTCGTTTTGGGTTTAGGTGCTTTAGTTACTTCGTGTGATGATGATCCTATTCCGTTAAACGATCCTTCTACTGGAGGAGGACAGGAATTTGAATATACCTGGGCTAAGACTGCCGATTCATTACAGGCTGCTACCTACAATACTTTCTTAGGTTCAAACGGAACTTTTGTACAAAACAATGCCGGTAATTCAACATTTCACTACTGGCCAAATGCCCATGTACTGGATGTATTGACAGACGGTTATTTACGTACGGGGGATGAAAATTATGTACCAAGAATGAAAGCTTTGCTTAATGGTATAAAAATTAAGAACGGAGGTACATACAACAATGTGTTTAACGACGATATGATATGGTTGGGTAATGCTTGTGTTCGTGCTTATAATGCTACTAATGATGAGGACTACAAAGATGTAGCTCTGGAATTATGGGGAATAATAAAACAGAGTTGGAGTGATGATGTTTTTAATGGCGGTATTACATGGAAACAGGATACACCTTATCAAAAAAATGCCGTTTCTAATGCCCCGGCTGCAATATTAGCGATGCGATTATATGGAATAGACCAGAATCCTGATGATCTTGTTTGGGCTCAAAAAATCTATAATTGGCAAAAGAGTACTCTTGTAAACCCATCTAATGGTATAGTGTGGGATAACATTTCATCTGATGGCCCTGAAGGCACTCCGGTTGTAAATTCTGATTGGGTGTTTACATATAATATGGGTACATATATTGGTGCTGGTGTATGGTTGTATAATGCAACTGGTGATCAGTCATATTTAAATGATGCCGTTAAATCTGCAAATACTTTAATGACTAGCCCTCAGTTAACATCCGAAGGTATTCTTAGGGATGAAGGTCAGGGAGATGGCGGATTATTTAAAGGTATTTTAGTGAGATATTTTACAGAACTTATAGAAGTATCTTCTTTAAACTCTACTGATCGTAGCAGTTATGTAAATTTCTTAAGATTTAATGCAACTACTTTCTACAATGATGGTTTACTTAGACCTTCAATGATGTGCGGACCAAATTGGAAAAACACACCAACAGGAACTACTGATTTAACAACACAATTAAGTGGTGTTATGCTTATCGAAGCAGCAGCAAAACTTCATGAAGAGCAATTATTAGATTAA